One window of the Candidatus Zixiibacteriota bacterium genome contains the following:
- a CDS encoding hypothetical protein (Evidence 5 : Unknown function), with protein MNSARPALIMGVLLIILMGPAEVLCQLQFESSPIHMPVTVSDRNPSDDFGGPADNTKKTEPKKAVAQPESHLSKTKAMLLSLVLPGAGQYYAGAKGRAEVFFGWELVTWAGVYAFHTYGGWKKDDYIRYAQLHASIDPAGKDDNFYKNLTFYENREDYNSAGRIIEPTAPYYPPDQSYYWQWDGQSSQDTFHSMRNASKSAFRKATFMIGVAVFNRIVSSIDALRTVKNIAGQGHEEAPGYSQADNKVKFKFNCHPFGSNPRIGIGVSRNF; from the coding sequence ATGAATTCAGCACGGCCGGCACTAATCATGGGAGTCCTATTGATTATCCTAATGGGTCCTGCGGAAGTCCTCTGTCAACTGCAATTTGAGTCATCGCCGATTCATATGCCGGTGACAGTATCCGACCGCAACCCATCCGATGATTTCGGCGGGCCGGCCGATAATACCAAAAAAACCGAGCCAAAGAAAGCGGTTGCACAGCCCGAGAGCCATTTGTCCAAAACCAAGGCGATGCTCCTTTCGCTGGTGCTTCCGGGAGCCGGTCAATATTATGCGGGGGCGAAGGGGCGGGCCGAGGTCTTTTTCGGTTGGGAACTGGTCACCTGGGCGGGCGTCTATGCCTTTCATACTTATGGCGGATGGAAAAAAGATGATTATATCCGGTATGCTCAATTGCATGCGAGTATCGATCCGGCCGGCAAAGACGATAATTTTTACAAAAATCTCACTTTTTACGAAAATCGCGAGGACTATAATTCCGCAGGAAGAATTATCGAGCCGACGGCGCCGTATTATCCGCCGGATCAATCCTATTACTGGCAATGGGACGGCCAGAGTTCTCAGGACACTTTCCATTCGATGCGCAATGCCAGTAAATCGGCTTTCCGCAAGGCGACCTTCATGATCGGCGTGGCCGTTTTCAATAGAATCGTGTCGAGTATCGATGCTTTGCGGACGGTCAAGAATATTGCGGGGCAGGGCCATGAAGAGGCTCCGGGATATTCCCAAGCGGATAATAAAGTGAAATTCAAGTTTAATTGTCATCCGTTCGGAAGCAATCCACGGATAGGAATCGGTGTCTCGCGCAATTTTTAG
- a CDS encoding conserved exported hypothetical protein (Evidence 4 : Unknown function but conserved in other organisms): MKKTLLAAALLAIIFYLPSGAITLENSNLDLKIQALKNSGNEYIKTITQSDPQGDEFDEANAKDKGIYNYEYKSPKKAFLYSLLLPGLGQRYAGSGIIKQVGFLGIEGAIWGFHFKYRSDGNKKTDEFQAWADKYWLEGDSTITESYRGWMYLHGDTEGVTVGYDHILPGTKTQQYYEMIGKYDQFRGGWDDYWGPDSLLYDSVPSPHRAQYLDMRKKANDLLDKADNFIVYAVINHLVSAIDAAISARRHNRNQSGDNWSLDTVMKYYSATEEIPVVRFSYKF, translated from the coding sequence ATGAAAAAAACCTTGTTAGCAGCCGCCCTTCTGGCCATAATTTTCTATTTGCCGTCCGGCGCCATCACTCTGGAAAACAGCAATCTCGATTTGAAAATTCAGGCGCTTAAAAACAGCGGCAACGAGTATATCAAAACCATAACCCAAAGCGACCCGCAGGGTGACGAATTCGATGAGGCCAATGCCAAGGACAAGGGAATATATAATTATGAATATAAATCGCCCAAAAAGGCCTTTCTTTATTCGCTTCTGCTCCCCGGTCTGGGGCAGCGCTATGCCGGCTCAGGCATAATCAAGCAGGTCGGTTTTTTGGGGATCGAGGGAGCTATTTGGGGATTTCATTTCAAGTATCGCAGTGACGGCAATAAAAAAACCGACGAGTTTCAGGCCTGGGCCGATAAATACTGGCTCGAGGGAGACAGTACAATTACGGAGTCATATCGAGGATGGATGTACCTTCACGGCGACACCGAGGGGGTCACAGTAGGTTACGATCATATTCTGCCCGGCACCAAGACACAGCAATATTATGAAATGATTGGAAAATATGACCAATTCCGCGGCGGTTGGGACGATTATTGGGGTCCCGACAGTCTTCTGTATGACAGCGTGCCGTCGCCCCATCGCGCCCAATATCTCGATATGCGCAAGAAGGCCAATGATCTTTTGGACAAGGCCGATAATTTTATCGTCTATGCCGTCATCAATCATCTTGTGTCGGCCATCGATGCGGCCATATCGGCCCGACGGCACAACCGGAATCAATCCGGGGACAACTGGTCGCTGGATACTGTAATGAAATATTATTCGGCCACCGAGGAAATTCCGGTAGTGAGATTTTCATATAAATTCTAG
- a CDS encoding conserved exported hypothetical protein (Evidence 4 : Unknown function but conserved in other organisms) — translation MRVRATIGISFCLIVLLSVVKSFSADGKILVPREMDRIRADSLQGKVVERGFHSAVSKRNILKLSREEPWMLPKAGLKPGVKDTIRILAMRFDFQYESPDDPNTTGRGHFDMRDTTTFKNEEGHMIDPSPHIKRYFEKHLEALALYYHFVSEGKVALIYDVYPSQSDSVYHLPHSMGYYGAQRPDSGLSEYVTDAIKLADTSEPAINFADYDSYILFHAGSDRQNDIGFPPTTSDLYTGNVFLGDPVYVDKTGTDSTIITDAVVMPETACQDNRATALNAVMVHEFGHQLGAVDLYNTQTFLTQVGDFSTWDNNGFGTGIDFGFVVGRVFGTMAVYPDAWHRAFFGFVEPVVFRSGTDIPLVADEMIKDGIKIAKIPISEYEYYLLENRREDIDGKPTALLADSVTSVILGPIDLNRNYTHEYDFLLPGSGILIWHVDERVALMDYDGDGINNFNENQLQLDPSHRFVELMEADGLINFGGYYYAGFGSQEDMYYAGNNSSFTPNTNPPSIGYYGINSHIRITGISPQDTTMSFSVEYDNVSDGFPRRAGYPAYSLNSIAADLDNDGNDEIIDGSNQNLVVMKQDGSDFLPEGVVQYDSSYSLTGKGYYPVPLFAKVPFTITAGPVVGYMGTNNDTTFVAVGASSNVYVYSAQDNNHDGLADPLFTSSIQPTMAMAITSGKKLIVAGMKDTSYIQLFELENGIALPFGGRIVHVPQPALYGINQIGNSVAMIAGEPDNIRLYYFKSDGDTLSFDLEGNYTLGPVCTDLDRNGLPEEIVASPTGRIKAVTIDTATGSFANYGQIDLRTALTANPVAADFDNDGFADIIVGGKEKIYGLDRNFISLTDFPIMIDRKYPNDDVLSAPIVADIDGDRQQDIIVGMSSGNCYAFGPDLKYGFPVASGGVGIGSPVVYKKANGGGLGFLGVDGWFYSYDISYDSTRANWRMGGADAQGSFNLPLSKFSPPANVADILPREKFFCYPNPAIDGRTTIRYFLGRDAEVTLTMYDLSGKQVDQVKAHSSEGTTERTWSGAALPTGVYRCVLKADFGGDTRTAFTDIAVIK, via the coding sequence ATGCGAGTGCGCGCAACAATAGGAATATCCTTCTGTTTAATCGTCCTCCTGTCGGTGGTAAAATCGTTTTCTGCCGACGGGAAGATTCTGGTTCCGCGAGAAATGGACAGAATCCGGGCGGACAGTTTACAGGGGAAAGTGGTGGAGCGCGGTTTTCATTCGGCGGTATCAAAAAGGAATATCCTGAAACTGAGCCGGGAGGAACCGTGGATGCTTCCCAAAGCCGGTCTCAAACCGGGAGTCAAGGACACCATCAGAATTCTGGCAATGCGCTTTGATTTTCAGTATGAAAGCCCCGATGACCCGAATACCACGGGGCGGGGTCATTTTGATATGCGGGACACGACCACCTTCAAGAATGAGGAAGGTCACATGATCGATCCCTCACCGCATATCAAGAGATATTTCGAAAAGCATCTGGAAGCGCTGGCCCTTTATTATCATTTTGTTTCCGAAGGTAAGGTGGCTCTGATATATGACGTTTATCCGTCTCAGAGCGATTCCGTTTATCACTTGCCGCACTCCATGGGTTATTACGGCGCCCAGCGGCCCGATTCCGGTCTGAGCGAATATGTAACCGACGCCATCAAACTGGCGGATACATCGGAACCGGCGATTAATTTCGCAGATTATGATTCCTATATTCTGTTTCATGCCGGCTCGGATCGTCAGAATGATATCGGTTTCCCGCCGACGACATCGGATCTCTATACCGGCAATGTGTTTTTGGGAGATCCGGTCTATGTTGATAAAACCGGCACGGATTCAACCATAATAACGGATGCGGTGGTCATGCCGGAGACGGCCTGTCAGGATAACCGGGCCACGGCTCTTAATGCCGTGATGGTGCATGAATTCGGACACCAGTTGGGAGCGGTCGATTTGTACAACACGCAGACTTTTCTGACGCAAGTCGGGGACTTCTCAACCTGGGATAACAATGGTTTTGGGACCGGTATCGATTTTGGGTTTGTCGTGGGCAGGGTTTTCGGAACGATGGCGGTCTATCCCGATGCCTGGCACCGCGCTTTCTTCGGTTTCGTGGAACCGGTTGTTTTTCGGAGCGGCACGGACATCCCCCTGGTGGCGGATGAAATGATAAAAGACGGTATAAAAATAGCCAAGATTCCTATTTCCGAATATGAATATTACCTGCTGGAAAACAGGCGGGAGGATATTGATGGAAAACCGACGGCGCTTCTGGCCGATTCCGTGACATCGGTGATACTCGGCCCGATTGATTTAAACCGCAATTACACGCATGAATATGATTTTCTCTTGCCGGGTTCGGGCATACTTATCTGGCATGTCGATGAGAGAGTGGCGCTGATGGATTATGACGGCGACGGAATCAATAATTTCAATGAAAATCAACTGCAATTGGATCCGTCCCACCGCTTTGTGGAACTGATGGAGGCAGATGGGCTGATCAATTTCGGCGGCTACTATTACGCCGGTTTCGGCTCCCAGGAAGATATGTATTACGCCGGCAACAATTCGTCTTTTACACCCAACACCAATCCTCCGTCCATAGGGTACTATGGAATCAACAGCCATATCAGAATCACCGGGATATCGCCGCAGGATACGACCATGAGTTTCAGTGTCGAATATGACAATGTTTCGGACGGTTTTCCCCGGAGGGCGGGCTATCCGGCATACAGTTTGAATTCGATTGCGGCCGATCTTGATAATGACGGCAATGATGAAATTATCGACGGTTCCAATCAGAATCTGGTCGTAATGAAGCAGGACGGCTCTGATTTTCTCCCCGAGGGGGTAGTGCAATACGATAGCTCCTATTCGCTGACCGGCAAGGGTTACTATCCGGTGCCTTTATTTGCCAAAGTCCCATTTACGATTACGGCGGGGCCGGTAGTGGGGTATATGGGAACAAATAATGATACCACTTTTGTCGCCGTCGGGGCATCATCAAATGTATACGTCTACAGTGCTCAAGATAATAATCATGACGGATTGGCGGACCCGCTGTTCACATCATCGATACAACCGACCATGGCCATGGCGATAACGTCGGGGAAGAAATTGATAGTCGCGGGTATGAAAGATACCTCATATATCCAACTTTTCGAACTGGAGAACGGCATCGCTTTGCCTTTCGGCGGACGAATAGTCCATGTTCCGCAGCCGGCTCTGTATGGTATCAATCAGATTGGTAATAGTGTGGCGATGATTGCCGGCGAGCCGGATAATATCAGACTGTATTATTTCAAGTCGGACGGCGATACCCTGTCATTCGATCTCGAAGGCAATTATACTCTGGGGCCGGTTTGCACCGATCTGGATAGAAATGGCCTTCCGGAAGAAATAGTGGCCTCGCCGACGGGAAGAATAAAAGCCGTTACTATAGATACAGCGACAGGTAGTTTCGCAAATTATGGGCAAATAGACCTGCGGACCGCCCTGACGGCCAATCCGGTAGCGGCTGATTTTGATAATGACGGTTTCGCGGATATAATTGTCGGAGGCAAGGAGAAGATCTACGGGTTGGATCGGAATTTTATCAGTCTCACCGATTTCCCGATTATGATTGACCGGAAATATCCCAATGACGATGTGCTTTCGGCTCCGATTGTGGCTGATATCGACGGCGATAGACAGCAAGACATAATTGTCGGCATGAGCAGCGGCAATTGCTACGCTTTCGGGCCGGATTTGAAGTACGGCTTCCCGGTGGCGTCGGGCGGAGTCGGCATCGGGTCACCGGTGGTTTATAAAAAAGCCAACGGAGGCGGATTAGGATTTCTGGGAGTGGATGGCTGGTTCTATTCATATGACATATCCTATGATTCGACCCGTGCCAACTGGCGCATGGGCGGGGCCGACGCTCAGGGCAGTTTCAATCTTCCCTTGAGTAAATTTTCACCTCCTGCCAATGTCGCCGATATTCTCCCAAGGGAGAAATTCTTCTGTTATCCCAATCCAGCCATAGACGGCCGAACCACGATTCGCTATTTCCTCGGCCGGGACGCCGAGGTGACACTGACGATGTATGATCTCTCGGGGAAACAGGTGGATCAGGTCAAGGCCCATTCCTCCGAGGGAACGACGGAGAGGACGTGGAGCGGAGCGGCGCTTCCGACGGGAGTTTATCGATGCGTATTGAAAGCCGATTTCGGCGGTGACACCAGAACCGCCTTCACCGATATAGCGGTAATTAAATAA
- a CDS encoding conserved exported hypothetical protein (Evidence 4 : Unknown function but conserved in other organisms): MRKLVVLLIVAVMIMLGAVESYANVSSAAVLFLRIAAGARAAGMGEAFVAVADDATATHWNPAGLGNYPLSSKWFDIGVPEEFQPLRHIAIFRNDAGESDYRHYDIWGISPKGLVKYSRGQWIQGDIIEPSSEQTAEGILRQYVGLVGDSAEDKVQPLMVKLGRANNPYPLERLDSLKNNVMQRLPEDLKSKTELENAFNSAIEAYNQCLLDWTVLKKAFDAYHDAVKDSVISEGEADKIQFAVEKAKTRALPPQLTIPFDVNFAGEINDIAADNDYLWIASGSNLYRYNGSNWQKFGADQGLAVGKVEMIRLYNKKAYLGTDNGMVVYDNGAFIFFGSNTGLPEKEVSGIAVAKDNEAWTVIDGDLYHYDGNSWKNYFTYNDVLQQSDSAIYETMKLYGTPAERTEYMAKFDQMNPKAAPVTVPDGGISMTRLIDSVGVMRAYLASQDTANNKIYIDPRNSGPGRAIKVPFTAGLRLATTDMAVDNRGDVWIGTDYGLLRFDGHRWVRYGYRNYSVDADQTVMQLALQRVNGDSARAERLARNIRTVNELTDDSLKAGQVIKMYANPAGSRINEITPYEGRLFFATSSGTIVYDGRWSRYNQENLGTTSTATIDHRANNAWFASSDRILVRGGAHGELTMMHVNWLPELASDLYYEFFSYVKNVEALGTIGGNVTFLSYGNIKRTDPYGNDLGDFSAFDVAATLSYGTALSPSLSGGISAKIIYSHLSSVGAGKEKGSGTSTGIALDAGILYKLTHRVTFGAAVTNLGPDIAYIDVAQADPLPRNLAIGLGWKLLESAYNKFLITVEANKSLVGLNGSLSQEMKEVVLNGGAEYWYGSFIAFRAGYIYDQEGEIKTPTLGFGLQYRLFRFDFAYIPSNDQVPLANTMRFSLSIAM, encoded by the coding sequence ATGCGGAAATTAGTCGTCCTCTTAATAGTCGCCGTCATGATCATGCTGGGCGCCGTTGAGAGTTATGCGAATGTATCGAGCGCCGCGGTTCTCTTTTTAAGGATTGCGGCCGGGGCCCGGGCGGCGGGGATGGGAGAAGCCTTTGTGGCGGTGGCCGACGATGCCACAGCCACGCACTGGAACCCGGCCGGATTGGGGAACTATCCTCTATCGAGCAAGTGGTTCGATATCGGCGTCCCGGAAGAATTCCAGCCGTTGCGGCATATCGCCATTTTCAGGAACGATGCCGGTGAATCCGATTATCGGCATTATGATATCTGGGGGATTTCTCCCAAAGGGCTGGTGAAGTACAGCCGCGGTCAATGGATCCAGGGGGATATAATCGAGCCGAGCAGCGAGCAGACGGCGGAAGGAATACTTCGCCAGTACGTGGGACTGGTCGGTGATTCGGCGGAGGACAAGGTCCAGCCGCTGATGGTCAAGCTGGGCCGGGCCAATAATCCTTACCCTTTGGAACGCCTGGATAGCCTGAAAAATAATGTCATGCAGCGCCTTCCCGAAGATCTGAAGTCGAAAACGGAACTTGAAAATGCTTTCAACAGCGCTATTGAGGCATATAATCAATGCCTGCTTGACTGGACCGTTCTGAAAAAGGCCTTCGATGCCTATCATGACGCCGTGAAAGATTCCGTGATAAGTGAGGGCGAAGCGGACAAAATCCAATTCGCGGTGGAAAAAGCCAAAACGAGAGCCCTTCCGCCCCAATTGACCATACCGTTCGATGTCAATTTTGCCGGGGAAATAAATGATATCGCCGCCGACAACGATTATCTCTGGATCGCCTCCGGCTCCAATCTGTACCGTTACAACGGAAGCAACTGGCAGAAATTCGGCGCCGATCAGGGGCTGGCGGTCGGTAAGGTGGAAATGATACGGTTGTACAACAAGAAGGCGTATCTCGGCACCGACAACGGCATGGTCGTCTATGACAACGGAGCGTTCATCTTTTTCGGCAGCAATACCGGCCTGCCGGAAAAAGAAGTGTCCGGCATAGCGGTCGCCAAAGATAACGAAGCCTGGACGGTTATAGACGGCGATCTTTATCATTATGACGGCAATTCCTGGAAGAATTATTTTACGTATAATGACGTTCTGCAGCAATCGGATTCGGCCATTTATGAGACGATGAAATTGTACGGCACGCCCGCCGAAAGAACGGAATACATGGCCAAGTTCGATCAGATGAATCCCAAGGCGGCGCCGGTAACGGTACCGGACGGCGGAATCAGCATGACGCGCTTGATAGATTCGGTCGGCGTCATGCGGGCCTATCTGGCTTCGCAGGATACGGCCAATAATAAAATCTATATTGATCCCCGCAATTCCGGCCCGGGCCGGGCAATCAAAGTCCCCTTTACGGCCGGATTGAGACTGGCGACGACCGACATGGCGGTCGATAACCGCGGCGATGTCTGGATTGGCACCGATTACGGATTGCTTCGTTTTGACGGTCATCGCTGGGTTCGTTACGGATACCGGAACTACAGTGTTGACGCCGATCAAACGGTCATGCAGCTGGCCCTACAGAGAGTCAATGGCGATTCCGCGCGCGCTGAAAGATTGGCGCGAAATATCCGGACTGTCAATGAACTCACCGACGATAGTCTGAAGGCCGGGCAAGTAATCAAGATGTACGCCAATCCGGCCGGGTCGCGGATAAATGAAATAACGCCGTATGAAGGTCGGCTGTTTTTCGCCACCAGCAGCGGCACGATCGTTTATGACGGCCGCTGGTCGCGGTACAATCAGGAAAATCTGGGGACGACCTCGACGGCGACAATCGATCATCGCGCCAACAACGCCTGGTTCGCTTCCTCTGACCGCATTCTGGTGCGGGGCGGGGCGCACGGCGAATTGACGATGATGCATGTCAACTGGCTCCCGGAACTGGCCAGCGATCTCTATTATGAATTTTTCTCCTATGTTAAAAATGTCGAAGCGCTGGGGACGATCGGAGGCAATGTCACGTTCCTATCTTACGGCAATATCAAGCGGACCGATCCATACGGGAACGATCTGGGCGATTTTTCGGCCTTTGATGTCGCCGCGACACTCTCGTACGGCACGGCCCTGTCGCCGTCGCTTTCCGGCGGAATTTCGGCCAAGATTATTTATTCCCATCTGTCTTCAGTGGGAGCGGGAAAAGAAAAAGGGAGCGGGACCTCGACGGGTATCGCCCTTGATGCGGGAATTTTATACAAGTTGACGCACCGGGTGACTTTCGGGGCGGCGGTGACCAACCTGGGTCCGGATATCGCCTATATCGACGTGGCGCAGGCGGATCCTCTCCCGCGCAACCTGGCAATCGGGCTGGGGTGGAAATTGCTTGAATCGGCATATAATAAATTCTTAATTACTGTCGAAGCGAACAAATCCCTGGTAGGACTGAACGGCAGTCTATCTCAGGAAATGAAGGAAGTGGTGCTTAACGGCGGGGCCGAGTACTGGTATGGTTCTTTCATTGCGTTCCGGGCCGGATACATTTATGATCAGGAAGGCGAGATCAAAACCCCGACATTGGGATTTGGCCTGCAGTATCGGTTGTTCCGATTTGACTTTGCCTATATTCCGTCGAACGATCAGGTTCCGCTGGCCAACACCATGCGGTTTTCGTTATCGATAGCGATGTAA